One genomic region from Bacillus aquiflavi encodes:
- the ytkD gene encoding RNA deprotection pyrophosphohydrolase — MESFVDANGATVQLAFEKDSFAKQAEHVFIIIAYQEYWLLTDHKKRGLEFPGGKKEKGETLEGAARREVKEETGANIKNLVFLGEYKVDNGETSFVKAIYYAVIEDLNRQTHYFETNGPVFIRKDELLTIRFDERFSFNMKDDVISKSIEYIKKLDV, encoded by the coding sequence ATGGAAAGTTTTGTTGATGCTAATGGTGCAACCGTACAGTTAGCTTTTGAAAAAGATTCCTTTGCTAAACAAGCTGAGCATGTGTTTATTATTATTGCATATCAAGAATATTGGCTGCTAACTGATCATAAAAAAAGAGGATTAGAGTTTCCTGGTGGAAAGAAAGAGAAGGGAGAGACTCTGGAGGGGGCAGCAAGAAGAGAAGTGAAAGAAGAAACAGGAGCAAATATAAAAAATCTCGTTTTTTTAGGTGAGTATAAAGTGGATAATGGAGAAACCTCTTTTGTAAAGGCAATATATTATGCAGTAATTGAAGATTTAAACCGACAAACTCACTATTTTGAAACAAACGGACCTGTTTTCATACGTAAGGATGAACTATTAACGATTCGATTTGATGAGCGTTTTAGTTTTAATATGAAAGATGATGTTATTTCAAAAAGCATTGAGTATATAAAAAAATTGGACGTGTAA
- a CDS encoding DUF2584 domain-containing protein, which yields MGMPIELNTLIVTKGREKREEENIFTLVKNGYRLYPIINIPIEVKKTLESDSSGSAVITKVQWENNQTMLTYQLISLKSTN from the coding sequence ATGGGGATGCCAATCGAGTTAAACACATTAATAGTGACTAAAGGAAGAGAAAAACGGGAAGAGGAGAATATATTTACCCTTGTAAAAAACGGATATAGACTATATCCAATCATCAACATTCCCATAGAAGTAAAAAAAACTCTAGAAAGCGATTCAAGTGGCAGTGCAGTTATTACGAAAGTGCAATGGGAAAATAATCAAACTATGTTAACTTATCAACTCATTTCATTAAAGTCTACAAATTGA
- a CDS encoding ABC transporter permease, translating to MSNKTNVELLHQQYKRSLIREKRWIKFYQLIIFLFFFIGWELASQKHWIDPLIFSSPSKVWALFIEKISDGSLIAHLSVTLFETVLGFILGTLLGTILAAALWWSPMLSKIIDPYLVVLNAMPKVALGPILIVAIGPGLTSIIAMGAIISVIITTIVVYTSFSEVDPNYLKVLQTFNASRTQSFKEAILPASFPTIISTLKVNVGLSWVGVIVGEFLVSAKGLGYMIIYGFQVFNFTLVLLSLLVIAVFATIMYQLVEVLEKKLIKNKL from the coding sequence TTGAGCAACAAAACGAATGTAGAACTCCTTCATCAACAATATAAACGATCATTAATTCGAGAGAAACGTTGGATTAAATTTTATCAACTGATCATCTTCTTATTCTTTTTTATCGGCTGGGAACTTGCAAGTCAAAAACATTGGATTGATCCTCTTATTTTTAGCTCTCCTTCAAAAGTATGGGCATTGTTTATCGAAAAAATAAGTGATGGTTCATTAATTGCCCATTTGAGTGTTACATTATTTGAAACAGTATTAGGATTTATACTTGGTACATTACTTGGTACAATTTTAGCAGCCGCCCTATGGTGGTCGCCAATGCTGTCAAAAATAATTGATCCTTATTTAGTCGTCTTAAATGCAATGCCGAAAGTCGCACTAGGTCCCATATTAATAGTTGCAATCGGACCTGGCTTAACATCCATTATTGCAATGGGAGCAATTATTTCAGTTATCATTACAACAATTGTCGTCTACACTTCATTTAGTGAAGTAGATCCGAATTATTTAAAAGTTTTACAAACATTTAATGCTTCTCGCACACAAAGCTTTAAAGAAGCTATACTTCCTGCTTCTTTTCCAACAATCATTTCTACTTTAAAAGTAAATGTAGGTTTATCATGGGTTGGTGTTATTGTTGGTGAATTTCTCGTCTCTGCAAAAGGGCTAGGCTATATGATTATATACGGCTTTCAAGTATTTAACTTCACACTTGTTCTGTTATCATTACTTGTTATTGCTGTCTTTGCTACAATTATGTACCAGCTTGTTGAAGTACTTGAAAAAAAATTAATTAAAAATAAACTGTAA
- a CDS encoding alpha/beta hydrolase family protein, with translation MRFNGEVISNQRFPSPHPNILLSIITYYSNGLKVKGLLAEPKEEGKYDGFLYLRGGIKNVGKVRPGRIIQFASEGFIVFAPFYRGNQGGEGNEDFAGEDRYDAFSAFSFLSNYQRVNKVHVFGFSRGGVMALLTAIHFPETASVVTWGGVSDMFLTYYERADLRKMMKRVIGGTPKKYPERYKYRTPLFFLEKITAPVLIIHGEKDLNVSIKHAYLLEQQLHILNKDVQSWYFPQFNHYFPPVVNRIVVKDLTSWMKKQVKR, from the coding sequence ATGAGATTTAATGGAGAGGTGATTTCAAATCAGAGGTTTCCTTCACCACATCCGAATATTTTATTATCAATCATTACATATTATTCAAATGGACTAAAGGTAAAGGGGCTTCTTGCTGAACCAAAAGAAGAAGGAAAGTATGACGGCTTTTTATATTTACGAGGCGGTATTAAAAATGTTGGTAAAGTACGCCCTGGACGAATCATCCAGTTTGCATCAGAAGGTTTTATTGTATTTGCTCCATTTTATCGGGGAAATCAAGGCGGGGAAGGAAATGAGGATTTTGCTGGTGAAGATCGCTATGATGCATTTTCTGCATTTTCTTTTCTGAGTAATTATCAACGAGTGAATAAAGTACATGTCTTTGGTTTTTCCCGTGGTGGAGTGATGGCGTTATTAACAGCTATTCATTTCCCTGAGACAGCTTCAGTTGTAACGTGGGGGGGTGTAAGCGATATGTTTTTAACGTACTATGAACGAGCTGATTTACGTAAGATGATGAAAAGAGTAATTGGAGGAACCCCTAAAAAATATCCAGAACGATACAAATATCGCACTCCGTTATTTTTTCTGGAAAAAATAACTGCTCCTGTTTTAATTATTCATGGAGAAAAGGATTTGAATGTCTCTATAAAGCATGCTTATCTTTTGGAGCAACAATTACATATTTTAAATAAAGATGTCCAATCATGGTATTTTCCACAATTTAATCATTATTTTCCTCCTGTGGTGAATCGCATCGTTGTCAAAGACTTAACGTCATGGATGAAAAAGCAAGTGAAAAGATGA